One genomic window of Hirundo rustica isolate bHirRus1 chromosome 13, bHirRus1.pri.v3, whole genome shotgun sequence includes the following:
- the LYSMD4 gene encoding lysM and putative peptidoglycan-binding domain-containing protein 4, with protein MRLHESRTRPFQAPASVHTFPGRQVYVFPNGRSDSDESSEEELNVMELRPRGREQQRGSARDRLGDVVLLEKELTEEDSLNKLALQYGCKVADIKRVNNFIREQDLYALKSIKIPVRPHGLLTEGAGALRPPPAAPAQPGLTRVELPEPEPSGSAAGRRLSEYFRDIDRSIQDAAQVEVQLDAEYGGEGLERPLPEAGKRDAANGADCGIQWWNAVFIMLLIGIVLPVFYIIYFKTQGLVAHTSNTTTSNVSTAGLEGKLPQGSVVGKKS; from the exons ATGAGGCTGCACGAGAGCCGGACAAGACCCTTCCAGGCTCCCGCCTCCGTCCACACGTTCCCGGGCAGGCAGGTGTACGTGTTCCCCAATGGCCGGTCGGACTCGGACGAGTCCTCGGAGGAGGAGCTCAACGTGATGGAATTGCGgcccaggggcagggagcagcagcgggGCAGCGCCCGGGACAGGCTGGGGGACGTGGTGCTTCTGGAGAAGGAGCTCACCGAGGAGGACAGCCTCAACAAGCTGGCCCTGCAGTACGGCTGTAAG GTTGCAGATATCAAACGCGTCAACAACTTCATCCGCGAGCAGGACCTGTACGCGCTGAAGTCCATCAAGATCCCGGTGCGGCCGCACGGGCTGCTCACCGAGGGCGCCGGGGCCCTGCGGCCGCCCCCGGCCGCGCCCGCCCAGCCCGGCCTGACGCGCGTGGAGCTGCCGGAGCCCGAGCCCAGCGGCTCCGCTGCCGGCCGGCGCCTCAGTGAGTACTTCAGGGACATCGACCGGAGCATCCAGGACGCGGCGCAGGTGGAGGTGCAGCTGGACGCGGAGTACGgcggggaggggctggagaggcCCCTGCCCGAGGCGGGGAAGCGGGACGCCGCTAACGGCGCGGACTGCGGGATCCAGTGGTGGAACGCCGTGTTCATTATGCTGCTGATAGGAATTGTCCTGCCGGTGTTTTATATCatctattttaaaacacaaggCCTGGTGGCACACACCTCTAACACGACAACCTCAAATGTTTCAACAGCTGGATTGGAAGGGAAATTACCACAAGGCTCGgttgtaggaaaaaaatcctaa